In one Musa acuminata AAA Group cultivar baxijiao chromosome BXJ2-5, Cavendish_Baxijiao_AAA, whole genome shotgun sequence genomic region, the following are encoded:
- the LOC103983781 gene encoding YTH domain-containing protein ECT4 isoform X3 has protein sequence MQRLSLDPKNKGNDASDVAKQPSGVQYGSANGGEVPIAPIPTYERSLTPLLQEHMDASMCYLPNGYTSSFYYGGYNGLMTEWEDYPRYANPDGAEVPPPGVYGDVYHHGYGYASYGPYPSPGSPIPTLGQNGQLYGSQNYHFPATYYQPPTPTSAPYTTAQTSGSIGEVSTSAAADIPPSPADTAKAISDGTTKASSNSNNGSAKTKPFSPCCSFDKGALPGGHPPAGFQDPRFGVDGMWSPVPFSDGSIFPDGQKRPPLSTASPTISHTGSTTSTINQNLRPLPHLMGIHGSRPATPGMVNKMYPNHRIYDHHANGYRSGQDFRSGMHDSRMNGRWGMSMDSKYKPRGRSSNFYGYGNENLDGMNELNKGPRSGHFREQKGLGPTITLAIRGQSLPANGNSHDTDGVPEKDQYNKADFPETYSDAKFFIIKSYSEDDIHKSIKYSIWASTPHGNKKLDAAYQESKQKTSGCPVFLFFSVNTSGQFVGVAEMVGPVNFNKTLDYWQQDKWVGGFPVKWHIVKDVPNSILKHITLENNDNKPVTNSRDTQEVKLDQGLQLLKLFKELVSKTSILDDFNFYETRQKMMQEKRTKHQQLKKKFIYTNFWPQVMDGKPVDSEEKDKEEAYRNAGLRKPSEVVTISKKESGQGGLPPVEHVLSEKNGLAAAVGVAPKDVKPATETQLAANGVVNNC, from the exons ATGCAGAGGCTATCATTAGACCCTAAGAACAAGGGTAACGATGCTTCGGATGTTGCAAAGCAG CCTTCTGGAGTTCAGTATGGTTCAGCCAATGGTGGGGAAGTACCAATTGCACCGATCCCAACCTATGAGAGATCTCTGACTCCTCTACTTCAGGAGCATATGGATGCGAGCATGTGCTACTTACCTAATGGATACACTTCATCTTTCTACTATGGAG GTTATAATGGATTGATGACAGAGTGGGAGGATTATCCTAGATATGCTAACCCTGATGGAGCAGAGGTGCCTCCACCT GGAGTTTATGGGGACGTGTACCATCATGGGTATGGTTATGCTTCATATGGTCCATATCCTTCTCCTGGTTCCCCAATTCCGACTTTGGGGCAAAATGGTCAGTTATATGGATCCCAAAACTACCATTTTCCAGCTACATACTACCAGCCTCCAACACCCACCAGTGCACCATACACGACAGCCCAAACTTCTGGTTCCATTGGGGAGGTTTCCACATCTGCTGCGGCTGACATCCCTCCTAGTCCAGCTGATACAGCAAAAGCTATTTCAGATGGAACAACTAAAGCAAGCTCGAATAGCAACAATGGATCAGCAAAAACAAAGCCATTTAGTCCATGTTGTTCATTTGATAAAGGTGCTTTGCCTGGTGGGCATCCTCCTGCAGGCTTCCAGGATCCAAGGTTTGGCGTTGATGGTATGTGGTCACCTGTTCCATTCTCTGATGGTTCAATATTTCCGGATGGGCAAAAGAGACCACCTCTAAGTACTGCCTCTCCTACGATTTCACATACTGGCAGCACTACATCTACTATAAACCAGAACCTCCGTCCTCTTCCTCATCTCATG GGAATACATGGTTCAAGACCAGCAACTCCTGGAATGGTGAACAAGATGTATCCTAACCACCGAATATATGATCATCATGCTAATGGATACAGAAGTGGTCAGGATTTTCGTTCAGGTATGCATGACTCCAGAATGAATGGAAGATGGGGGATGTCCATGGATAGCAAGTATAAGCCGAGGGGCCGGAGCAGTAACTTCTATGGTTATGGTAATGAGAACTTGGATGGGATGAATGAGCTCAATAAAGGACCAAGGTCTGGTCATTTCAGAGAGCAGAAGGGGCTTGGACCTACAATTACTCTTGCAATTAGGGGGCAGAGCCTTCCTGCAAATGGAAATTCTCATGATACTGACGGAGTTCCCGAAAAAGATCAATACAACAAGGCAGACTTCCCTGAAACATATTCAGATGCCAAATTTTTCATCATTAAGTCATACAGTGAGGATGATATCCACAAGAGCATTAAGTACAGTATCTGGGCTAGCACACCCCATGGGAACAAGAAGCTTGATGCTGCTTATCAGGAATCTAAGCAGAAGACAAGTGGATGCCCTGTCTTCTTGTTTTTCTCT GTCAACACAAGTGGACAGTTTGTTGGTGTCGCGGAGATGGTAGGTCCAGTCAATTTCAACAAAACATTGGATTACTGGCAGCAGGACAAGTGGGTTGGTGGTTTTCCTGTGAAGTGGCACATTGTAAAGGATGTACCAAATAGCATTCTGAAGCATATCACATTGGAGAACAATGACAATAAACCAGTCACAAACAGTAGAGACACTCAGGAG GTGAAGCTCGACCAAGGTCTTCAATTACTTAAGCTTTTCAAGGAGCTTGTGAGCAAGACATCCATTCTGGACGATTTCAATTTCTATGAAACCCGCCAGAAGATGATGCAAGAAAAGAGAACGAAGCATCAGCAGCTCAAAAAAAAG TTTATATACACGAACTTCTGGCCGCAGGTCATGGATGGAAAACCAGTGGATTCTGAGGAGAAAGATAAGGAGGAAGCATATAGGAATGCAGGGCTTCGGAAGCCCTCGGAAGTGGTTACAATTTCGAAGAAGGAATCTGGCCAGGGTGGGCTTCCACCTGTGGAACATGTGCTATCAGAAAAAAATGGCTTGGCTGCAGCAGTTGGTGTTGCACCTAAGGATGTCAAACCAGCCACAGAGACGCAGCTCGCGGCTAATGGTGTTGTCAACAATTGCTAG
- the LOC103983781 gene encoding YTH domain-containing protein ECT4 isoform X2 translates to MAAVSPAPPADQTTDLMQRLSLDPKNKGNDASDVAKQPSGVQYGSANGGEVPIAPIPTYERSLTPLLQEHMDASMCYLPNGYTSSFYYGGYNGLMTEWEDYPRYANPDGAEVPPPGVYGDVYHHGYGYASYGPYPSPGSPIPTLGQNGQLYGSQNYHFPATYYQPPTPTSAPYTTAQTSGSIGEVSTSAAADIPPSPADTAKAISDGTTKASSNSNNGSAKTKPFSPCCSFDKGALPGGHPPAGFQDPRFGVDGMWSPVPFSDGSIFPDGQKRPPLSTASPTISHTGSTTSTINQNLRPLPHLMGIHGSRPATPGMVNKMYPNHRIYDHHANGYRSGQDFRSGMHDSRMNGRWGMSMDSKYKPRGRSSNFYGYGNENLDGMNELNKGPRSGHFREQKGLGPTITLAIRGQSLPANGNSHDTDGVPEKDQYNKADFPETYSDAKFFIIKSYSEDDIHKSIKYSIWASTPHGNKKLDAAYQESKQKTSGCPVFLFFSVNTSGQFVGVAEMVGPVNFNKTLDYWQQDKWVGGFPVKWHIVKDVPNSILKHITLENNDNKPVTNSRDTQEVKLDQGLQLLKLFKELVSKTSILDDFNFYETRQKMMQEKRTKHQQLKKKVMDGKPVDSEEKDKEEAYRNAGLRKPSEVVTISKKESGQGGLPPVEHVLSEKNGLAAAVGVAPKDVKPATETQLAANGVVNNC, encoded by the exons ATGGCGGCCGTATCCCCCGCTCCTCCTGCTGACC AAACCACGGATCTGATGCAGAGGCTATCATTAGACCCTAAGAACAAGGGTAACGATGCTTCGGATGTTGCAAAGCAG CCTTCTGGAGTTCAGTATGGTTCAGCCAATGGTGGGGAAGTACCAATTGCACCGATCCCAACCTATGAGAGATCTCTGACTCCTCTACTTCAGGAGCATATGGATGCGAGCATGTGCTACTTACCTAATGGATACACTTCATCTTTCTACTATGGAG GTTATAATGGATTGATGACAGAGTGGGAGGATTATCCTAGATATGCTAACCCTGATGGAGCAGAGGTGCCTCCACCT GGAGTTTATGGGGACGTGTACCATCATGGGTATGGTTATGCTTCATATGGTCCATATCCTTCTCCTGGTTCCCCAATTCCGACTTTGGGGCAAAATGGTCAGTTATATGGATCCCAAAACTACCATTTTCCAGCTACATACTACCAGCCTCCAACACCCACCAGTGCACCATACACGACAGCCCAAACTTCTGGTTCCATTGGGGAGGTTTCCACATCTGCTGCGGCTGACATCCCTCCTAGTCCAGCTGATACAGCAAAAGCTATTTCAGATGGAACAACTAAAGCAAGCTCGAATAGCAACAATGGATCAGCAAAAACAAAGCCATTTAGTCCATGTTGTTCATTTGATAAAGGTGCTTTGCCTGGTGGGCATCCTCCTGCAGGCTTCCAGGATCCAAGGTTTGGCGTTGATGGTATGTGGTCACCTGTTCCATTCTCTGATGGTTCAATATTTCCGGATGGGCAAAAGAGACCACCTCTAAGTACTGCCTCTCCTACGATTTCACATACTGGCAGCACTACATCTACTATAAACCAGAACCTCCGTCCTCTTCCTCATCTCATG GGAATACATGGTTCAAGACCAGCAACTCCTGGAATGGTGAACAAGATGTATCCTAACCACCGAATATATGATCATCATGCTAATGGATACAGAAGTGGTCAGGATTTTCGTTCAGGTATGCATGACTCCAGAATGAATGGAAGATGGGGGATGTCCATGGATAGCAAGTATAAGCCGAGGGGCCGGAGCAGTAACTTCTATGGTTATGGTAATGAGAACTTGGATGGGATGAATGAGCTCAATAAAGGACCAAGGTCTGGTCATTTCAGAGAGCAGAAGGGGCTTGGACCTACAATTACTCTTGCAATTAGGGGGCAGAGCCTTCCTGCAAATGGAAATTCTCATGATACTGACGGAGTTCCCGAAAAAGATCAATACAACAAGGCAGACTTCCCTGAAACATATTCAGATGCCAAATTTTTCATCATTAAGTCATACAGTGAGGATGATATCCACAAGAGCATTAAGTACAGTATCTGGGCTAGCACACCCCATGGGAACAAGAAGCTTGATGCTGCTTATCAGGAATCTAAGCAGAAGACAAGTGGATGCCCTGTCTTCTTGTTTTTCTCT GTCAACACAAGTGGACAGTTTGTTGGTGTCGCGGAGATGGTAGGTCCAGTCAATTTCAACAAAACATTGGATTACTGGCAGCAGGACAAGTGGGTTGGTGGTTTTCCTGTGAAGTGGCACATTGTAAAGGATGTACCAAATAGCATTCTGAAGCATATCACATTGGAGAACAATGACAATAAACCAGTCACAAACAGTAGAGACACTCAGGAG GTGAAGCTCGACCAAGGTCTTCAATTACTTAAGCTTTTCAAGGAGCTTGTGAGCAAGACATCCATTCTGGACGATTTCAATTTCTATGAAACCCGCCAGAAGATGATGCAAGAAAAGAGAACGAAGCATCAGCAGCTCAAAAAAAAG GTCATGGATGGAAAACCAGTGGATTCTGAGGAGAAAGATAAGGAGGAAGCATATAGGAATGCAGGGCTTCGGAAGCCCTCGGAAGTGGTTACAATTTCGAAGAAGGAATCTGGCCAGGGTGGGCTTCCACCTGTGGAACATGTGCTATCAGAAAAAAATGGCTTGGCTGCAGCAGTTGGTGTTGCACCTAAGGATGTCAAACCAGCCACAGAGACGCAGCTCGCGGCTAATGGTGTTGTCAACAATTGCTAG
- the LOC103983781 gene encoding YTH domain-containing protein ECT4 isoform X1: protein MAAVSPAPPADQTTDLMQRLSLDPKNKGNDASDVAKQPSGVQYGSANGGEVPIAPIPTYERSLTPLLQEHMDASMCYLPNGYTSSFYYGGYNGLMTEWEDYPRYANPDGAEVPPPGVYGDVYHHGYGYASYGPYPSPGSPIPTLGQNGQLYGSQNYHFPATYYQPPTPTSAPYTTAQTSGSIGEVSTSAAADIPPSPADTAKAISDGTTKASSNSNNGSAKTKPFSPCCSFDKGALPGGHPPAGFQDPRFGVDGMWSPVPFSDGSIFPDGQKRPPLSTASPTISHTGSTTSTINQNLRPLPHLMGIHGSRPATPGMVNKMYPNHRIYDHHANGYRSGQDFRSGMHDSRMNGRWGMSMDSKYKPRGRSSNFYGYGNENLDGMNELNKGPRSGHFREQKGLGPTITLAIRGQSLPANGNSHDTDGVPEKDQYNKADFPETYSDAKFFIIKSYSEDDIHKSIKYSIWASTPHGNKKLDAAYQESKQKTSGCPVFLFFSVNTSGQFVGVAEMVGPVNFNKTLDYWQQDKWVGGFPVKWHIVKDVPNSILKHITLENNDNKPVTNSRDTQEVKLDQGLQLLKLFKELVSKTSILDDFNFYETRQKMMQEKRTKHQQLKKKFIYTNFWPQVMDGKPVDSEEKDKEEAYRNAGLRKPSEVVTISKKESGQGGLPPVEHVLSEKNGLAAAVGVAPKDVKPATETQLAANGVVNNC from the exons ATGGCGGCCGTATCCCCCGCTCCTCCTGCTGACC AAACCACGGATCTGATGCAGAGGCTATCATTAGACCCTAAGAACAAGGGTAACGATGCTTCGGATGTTGCAAAGCAG CCTTCTGGAGTTCAGTATGGTTCAGCCAATGGTGGGGAAGTACCAATTGCACCGATCCCAACCTATGAGAGATCTCTGACTCCTCTACTTCAGGAGCATATGGATGCGAGCATGTGCTACTTACCTAATGGATACACTTCATCTTTCTACTATGGAG GTTATAATGGATTGATGACAGAGTGGGAGGATTATCCTAGATATGCTAACCCTGATGGAGCAGAGGTGCCTCCACCT GGAGTTTATGGGGACGTGTACCATCATGGGTATGGTTATGCTTCATATGGTCCATATCCTTCTCCTGGTTCCCCAATTCCGACTTTGGGGCAAAATGGTCAGTTATATGGATCCCAAAACTACCATTTTCCAGCTACATACTACCAGCCTCCAACACCCACCAGTGCACCATACACGACAGCCCAAACTTCTGGTTCCATTGGGGAGGTTTCCACATCTGCTGCGGCTGACATCCCTCCTAGTCCAGCTGATACAGCAAAAGCTATTTCAGATGGAACAACTAAAGCAAGCTCGAATAGCAACAATGGATCAGCAAAAACAAAGCCATTTAGTCCATGTTGTTCATTTGATAAAGGTGCTTTGCCTGGTGGGCATCCTCCTGCAGGCTTCCAGGATCCAAGGTTTGGCGTTGATGGTATGTGGTCACCTGTTCCATTCTCTGATGGTTCAATATTTCCGGATGGGCAAAAGAGACCACCTCTAAGTACTGCCTCTCCTACGATTTCACATACTGGCAGCACTACATCTACTATAAACCAGAACCTCCGTCCTCTTCCTCATCTCATG GGAATACATGGTTCAAGACCAGCAACTCCTGGAATGGTGAACAAGATGTATCCTAACCACCGAATATATGATCATCATGCTAATGGATACAGAAGTGGTCAGGATTTTCGTTCAGGTATGCATGACTCCAGAATGAATGGAAGATGGGGGATGTCCATGGATAGCAAGTATAAGCCGAGGGGCCGGAGCAGTAACTTCTATGGTTATGGTAATGAGAACTTGGATGGGATGAATGAGCTCAATAAAGGACCAAGGTCTGGTCATTTCAGAGAGCAGAAGGGGCTTGGACCTACAATTACTCTTGCAATTAGGGGGCAGAGCCTTCCTGCAAATGGAAATTCTCATGATACTGACGGAGTTCCCGAAAAAGATCAATACAACAAGGCAGACTTCCCTGAAACATATTCAGATGCCAAATTTTTCATCATTAAGTCATACAGTGAGGATGATATCCACAAGAGCATTAAGTACAGTATCTGGGCTAGCACACCCCATGGGAACAAGAAGCTTGATGCTGCTTATCAGGAATCTAAGCAGAAGACAAGTGGATGCCCTGTCTTCTTGTTTTTCTCT GTCAACACAAGTGGACAGTTTGTTGGTGTCGCGGAGATGGTAGGTCCAGTCAATTTCAACAAAACATTGGATTACTGGCAGCAGGACAAGTGGGTTGGTGGTTTTCCTGTGAAGTGGCACATTGTAAAGGATGTACCAAATAGCATTCTGAAGCATATCACATTGGAGAACAATGACAATAAACCAGTCACAAACAGTAGAGACACTCAGGAG GTGAAGCTCGACCAAGGTCTTCAATTACTTAAGCTTTTCAAGGAGCTTGTGAGCAAGACATCCATTCTGGACGATTTCAATTTCTATGAAACCCGCCAGAAGATGATGCAAGAAAAGAGAACGAAGCATCAGCAGCTCAAAAAAAAG TTTATATACACGAACTTCTGGCCGCAGGTCATGGATGGAAAACCAGTGGATTCTGAGGAGAAAGATAAGGAGGAAGCATATAGGAATGCAGGGCTTCGGAAGCCCTCGGAAGTGGTTACAATTTCGAAGAAGGAATCTGGCCAGGGTGGGCTTCCACCTGTGGAACATGTGCTATCAGAAAAAAATGGCTTGGCTGCAGCAGTTGGTGTTGCACCTAAGGATGTCAAACCAGCCACAGAGACGCAGCTCGCGGCTAATGGTGTTGTCAACAATTGCTAG